CTGCATTCACAGAATCCCCCAAAAGGTCTCTATAGTTTACCCTGGCTCATCGTGCCCAAAGTGTGGAAAAGGAATTGCCTGGTGGGAAAATATTCCTATCCTTAGTTACATATTTTTAGGTGGTAGATGTTCTGGCTGCAAGAGTCGAATTTCAATGAGATATCCTATAGTAGAGATCCTGTCTGGCAGTGTAGCCTTAGTCCTTTTTTATCGTTTTGGAATTTCACTTCAATTTTTTTATTATTTTTTATTCTTAGAGCTATTAATAGTAATTTCCTTTATTGATTTGGATCATAAAATCATTCCAGATGTACTGTCTTTAACGGGAATAGTAATAGGGGCTTTAATATCTCATTTTGTTGCTGATCACGGCCTCTTTAATTCTTTATTAGGGATAGTTTTGGGTGGTGGAATATTGTTTTTGGTCGCATGGGCATATTTTATATGTACTAGAAGAGAAGGATTAGGTGGTGGAGATATTAAACTACTTGCAATGATCGGTGCCTTTTTGGGGTGGAAGGCAATACCATTTGTGCTATTTCTAAGTGCCCTTACAGGG
This is a stretch of genomic DNA from Dissulfuribacter thermophilus. It encodes these proteins:
- a CDS encoding prepilin peptidase, with the protein product MNYQFDSALWPTFIVFFIGSCIGSFLNVCIHRIPQKVSIVYPGSSCPKCGKGIAWWENIPILSYIFLGGRCSGCKSRISMRYPIVEILSGSVALVLFYRFGISLQFFYYFLFLELLIVISFIDLDHKIIPDVLSLTGIVIGALISHFVADHGLFNSLLGIVLGGGILFLVAWAYFICTRREGLGGGDIKLLAMIGAFLGWKAIPFVLFLSALTGSIFGGILILVKGAGRHSEIPYGPFLSLGAAVYLICPNFEKFFLSLLV